CATTCCAAGACAGAAGGTGTAACTAATGAAAATAAAACTTACCCATGAAACCTGCTGGATATGTCTTATCAGTTCTAACCTTTGCATCAACCAGCACATGCCTTTGCATCAAAATAGCAATGACCTCACGGTAGGTGAGTGCATACTTCAACCTGTTCCTTAAGATAAGGATCAAAGGCAAGCACTCCCTGGATTTGTGGGGTCCAGATGAGGGCTTGGGTGCCTATGCAACCAATGGAAAACATTATAAcccaaataaaaattttaaactgGATACAGAATACACTAAAATCTTCACTTACAAATGCCCCGCCAAGTTTGTCAAGCATCCAATGCTTGGGGGCATTAAGCCTCTTCATATGTTTCTTCAGTCCTCTAGCCTGAAAAACAGATGTCAAAGTTAACAACCACAACAGTCCCAACAAAGGGTCAAAAGTTCTTACAACATTCACAACAAAGGGTCAGCCAGAAACTAAAGAATGTGATATTACACAATCCAAAGCAACCGCATTACCGACTATTTTTCTTTGTAACACATCTCAATGCCTGTAAAACAGAATTTTCAACAGATTTGTACCCCAATGCACCTTCATAGCCTTTTAATCTAATCTAACCGGTATGTATGCATACCAATTAACCATAACACTAATGAAACTCCACAGGcgcaaaaaaaatcatgtataCTAACTATATCATCAGACATACTCTTTCCTTCACTCTTGCTTTTTTCCAAACTAACAACGAAATCGAATGGAACAAAAAGATAAGGGTCAACAAAATTGGATGCATGAGAAAGTATCTGGACCCTCATAGATCCAGAAAATAAAGTAGTCCATTcaatcaaaatccccaaaaaaataattaacatcTCTTAGGCCTAAACAAAATGGAATTACGAAAATAAAAgcacaaagagaaaaaaaaaaacggaaTATGTAATGTATCTTATAATCAACAAGAAGAACGAATCTAAAAGATGCAGAGGATATCGAAACCAAACGAACCATTTTGTTCTTCTCGAGCTATCTGCGCCAAGCGGCAGGTCTGCTCCTCTCCCACACCTGCAAAGATAAAAACAGCCCTCAACTGTGCAATAAGGCAGAGGCTAGCTTAAAACCCTAACTCcgctatttatttgtttttacgTGCTCAATGACGAAAATGCAACTTTTAAGTTTGAGTTTTACCGAAGTGCCACTAAGCATGATAGTTAAAGAACAGCGCTATCAAACGACGTCGTTTGCACAACCAACCTCGAGGAGCTAAAACCTCCCAGTAAGAAAATCTCGCTTCCCTTCCGTGGCGGCTACGCTCCAAAAGCCGCTTCGCTTATAAGGGTTTCCCCCCCTTCCATGGTCCTCTGTCCTTGATTGCAGCCCTTTCTCATTCTTCCAGTTTTTAGTTGTTCATTTATCACTTTTGGATTCGAGTTGCTGTTATCTAATGGCGACCGATTCAGGCGCTGAATCTGGGAACGGTTCGAAGGAGCCAGAGAAGTCCCAGATTGAGCCTTTTAGAATGCCCTCGGCGGAGGAGATCCGCGCCCAAGAAGTTTGGAACAACTGTGCTGTTCGCAGTGTTGTCAGTGGAGTCATGGGTTAGTCCAAAGTTTCTTCCTCTTCTGATTAACATGTCCTTTTGATTATTGCTCTAAATTGTTCGTAAATTTCACTTCTTGCTCCCTTCCTCTGTCAAATGATATAGTTTAATTTTGGGGCTGTTGaaaagttaaaacttaaaaagtttcaTTAGTGGTTGAATCTCCTTCtctatttctcaaaaaaaaaatgtagttcCTGTGGTTTATTAGGAAAATGGGGAAATGCGAGGTTGAAAATAGACTTCTGATAGTTTTGTTACCCTACTAATCTGTTGTATGATAGCTGTGAATTCAGTAGGGAATAGTTTATGTTCTGTCTTTTTTTAACTGCTGGTATCTCAGTTGGAAGGGTTGTAAATCAAATTGTGGTTCAGaggttttgaaattcaaaacttTAACTGCTTCATTGTAGCAATAGAAAGAAACATGCTATGAAATTTGTTTGAGATCGAATATATTTACCTTCTCTATTTTCCTTTCAATTATTTGGGAAGTTGGGGACTATCACAAACGAGAACTCTCAAGTTTTGATTCAAGTCtgcttgtattttgttgttaTTTCTTTGCTGCTAGATTACTTTTCGTCATGTTGTGAGACATTGTGTGTTCTATGTGAGGGTTAGGGATTCTTGAGTATAGTGATTTGATGAGTGTGTTTGATTTTGGAACAATGTTTGTAGGAGGTGGGCTCGGGTTGTTCATGGGTTTGTTCCTTGGTGCACTTGATAATCATCCTACAATGCACGACGAAATGACTGGTAGGCAGCAATTTATTTACACTGCCAAGCAGATGGGGCAAAGGAGTTGGGGTTCAGCCAAGACATTTGCAGTCATGGGTCTAGTTTTCTCAGCTGCCGAGTGTGTTGTTGAGAAGGTGAAAAGAGTTTTAAgttttatatattttagttATCATTGAAGCATTAACTCAATTTTTGGATTGTTTATTTCAGGCACGGGCTAAACATGACATGACAAATACAGTTGTTGCTGGTTGCGTAACTGGGGGTGTAATGTCGGCAAAAGGTAACATTCTTGCTGCTAGTTGATTATATATCAAGTGCATATGAGCTTTAGACTGCCAGTGAGGATAGCACTTGAGAGCTCTCCAAGTTTGTAAATCTTGTATCTCATGATATCAATTAATGTTTACACTTGAGCCTATAATGTTGGAATATGTTCTTGATTACTCTATTTACCGCTTTATGCATATACTAGAATTCACAAAGCAACAATAATAACAAGGatccttttttctttcaattttcgaGGATATATCCGT
This genomic stretch from Tripterygium wilfordii isolate XIE 37 chromosome 22, ASM1340144v1, whole genome shotgun sequence harbors:
- the LOC119990721 gene encoding mitochondrial import inner membrane translocase subunit TIM22-4-like, which gives rise to MATDSGAESGNGSKEPEKSQIEPFRMPSAEEIRAQEVWNNCAVRSVVSGVMGGGLGLFMGLFLGALDNHPTMHDEMTGRQQFIYTAKQMGQRSWGSAKTFAVMGLVFSAAECVVEKARAKHDMTNTVVAGCVTGGVMSAKGGPQAACIGCAGFATFSVLIEKFLDRHS